One window of Saccharopolyspora phatthalungensis genomic DNA carries:
- a CDS encoding GntT/GntP/DsdX family permease, which yields MNDPALSDDVLKAVGGALISLAARLDAVIIVPCGAQSREPLVDEATNLDRLARGFRLLGDLAGERDERLLFRSVTPANSLGRCSTGGPQSAGLVLDVSHIVAGEIDEIAFARDFIDRARPSARRRARRDQPQPGARSRGFRRSHPHPLRKRLNRPLRPGAGYPRCSRSRPRSRRRAGRRTGRGFPRLTSMPARNPANKERFMPATRTVVIAGAGSERGIGRETALHLAAAGFAVAVLDIERGHLDRDRHRRGRGAQAPPAADRAAPAGEAGASFGGHVHDNAFWMFRGLLGLYTRGAFQVYTVAQTIMSVVALVLVLGAGAAR from the coding sequence ATGAACGACCCGGCGCTGAGCGACGACGTGCTCAAGGCCGTCGGCGGCGCGCTGATCTCCCTGGCGGCCCGGCTCGACGCGGTGATCATCGTGCCCTGCGGTGCGCAGTCGCGGGAACCGCTCGTCGACGAGGCCACCAACCTCGACCGCCTGGCTCGCGGCTTCCGGCTGCTGGGCGACCTGGCCGGTGAGCGGGACGAGCGGCTGCTGTTCCGGTCTGTCACACCCGCGAACTCGCTCGGGCGCTGCTCGACCGGGGGTCCGCAGTCGGCGGGTTTAGTCCTCGACGTCAGTCACATCGTCGCCGGGGAGATCGACGAGATCGCTTTCGCCCGCGACTTCATCGACCGAGCACGTCCATCTGCGCGACGCCGTGCCCGGCGAGATCAACCTCAGCCTGGGGCGCGGTCGCGTGGATTTCGCCGGAGTCATCCGCACCCTCTGCGAAAGCGGCTAAACCGGCCGCTACGTCCTGGAGCTGGATACCCACGATGTAGCCGAAGCCGACCGCGAAGCCGTCGCCGCGCGGGCCGTCGAACTGGTCGCGGCTTTCCTCGCCTGACCTCGATGCCCGCCAGAAACCCCGCGAACAAGGAGAGATTCATGCCCGCCACGCGCACCGTTGTGATCGCCGGGGCTGGCTCGGAACGCGGCATCGGCCGCGAGACGGCGCTACACCTAGCCGCCGCCGGCTTCGCCGTCGCCGTGCTGGACATCGAACGAGGACACCTCGATCGAGATCGCCATCGACGAGGTCGCGGAGCCCAAGCGCCGCCTGCCGCTGATCGTGCTGCTCCTGCCGGCGAGGCCGGTGCGAGCTTCGGCGGTCACGTGCACGATAACGCGTTCTGGATGTTCCGTGGTCTGCTGGGCCTGTACACCCGGGGCGCCTTCCAGGTCTACACCGTCGCCCAAACAATCATGTCGGTCGTTGCGCTGGTCCTTGTCCTCGGCGCCGGCGCGGCCCGCTGA
- the mmsB gene encoding 3-hydroxyisobutyrate dehydrogenase has product MSRGGLDESSSAEREMTMAVIGFIGLGHMGGPMSANLVKAGHRVQGFDLIPAALEVADRHGVTTVASVPEAVTDADAVITMLPSGKHVLSLYDEVLAAAKPGTLLIDSSTVDVADAREAHLRAAEAGFGSIDAPVSGGTAGAEAGTLTFMVGGAEEDFHRAEPLLEPMARKVIHCGGPGNGQVTKMCNNLILGASMVAVSEAFVLGERLGLSHQALYDVASISTGQCWALTTNCPVPDLVETSRANHDYEPGFAAALMLKDLKLATSAAEQSGTDAAIGRLATELYQRFNDEGGGGFDFGAIIKSVRDHSDQR; this is encoded by the coding sequence CTGAGCCGCGGCGGCCTTGACGAAAGTTCCAGCGCAGAAAGGGAAATGACAATGGCTGTCATCGGTTTCATCGGGCTGGGCCACATGGGCGGTCCGATGTCGGCGAACCTCGTCAAGGCCGGTCACCGGGTACAGGGGTTCGACCTGATCCCGGCGGCGCTGGAGGTCGCCGACCGGCACGGCGTGACCACGGTGGCGTCGGTGCCCGAGGCCGTCACCGACGCCGATGCGGTCATCACCATGCTGCCCAGCGGCAAGCACGTGCTGTCCCTCTACGACGAGGTGCTCGCCGCGGCCAAGCCCGGCACGCTGCTCATCGACTCCTCCACCGTTGACGTCGCGGACGCCCGCGAGGCGCACCTGCGGGCGGCCGAGGCCGGGTTCGGGTCGATCGACGCCCCGGTCTCCGGCGGCACCGCAGGCGCCGAGGCGGGCACCCTGACGTTCATGGTGGGCGGTGCCGAGGAGGACTTCCATCGCGCGGAGCCGCTGCTGGAACCGATGGCGCGCAAGGTGATCCACTGCGGCGGGCCCGGCAACGGCCAGGTCACCAAGATGTGCAACAACCTCATCCTCGGTGCGTCGATGGTCGCGGTCAGCGAGGCGTTCGTGCTCGGCGAGCGGCTGGGGCTCTCGCATCAGGCGCTCTACGACGTGGCGTCGATCTCGACCGGGCAGTGCTGGGCGCTCACCACCAACTGCCCGGTGCCGGACCTGGTGGAGACCAGCCGCGCCAACCACGATTACGAGCCCGGGTTCGCCGCGGCACTGATGCTCAAGGACCTCAAGCTGGCCACCTCGGCGGCGGAGCAGAGCGGCACGGACGCCGCGATCGGCCGCCTGGCCACCGAGCTCTACCAGCGGTTCAACGACGAGGGTGGCGGCGGCTTCGACTTCGGCGCGATCATCAAGTCCGTCCGGGACCATTCCGACCAGCGCTGA
- a CDS encoding barstar family protein has product MEQPSADVTAREAVDEVEQRGAVAHVLDGADLVSKRTTLDGIAAVLNFPEWAGRNLDALYDCLTDLSWLPEGEHVLVWSGFQTLAEHDPKAFSRINAVLRDAVEHPICGRQFTAVLTRS; this is encoded by the coding sequence ATGGAGCAGCCGTCCGCCGACGTCACTGCGCGCGAGGCCGTAGATGAGGTGGAGCAGCGCGGCGCGGTCGCGCATGTCCTGGACGGTGCCGACCTGGTGAGCAAGCGAACGACCCTGGACGGGATCGCCGCGGTGCTGAACTTCCCGGAGTGGGCCGGCCGCAACCTGGACGCGCTCTATGACTGCCTGACGGACCTGTCCTGGCTGCCGGAGGGCGAGCACGTCCTGGTCTGGTCGGGCTTCCAAACGCTTGCCGAGCACGACCCGAAGGCTTTCAGCCGGATCAACGCCGTCCTCCGCGATGCCGTCGAACACCCCATCTGCGGCCGGCAGTTCACAGCGGTCCTGACCCGTTCCTGA
- a CDS encoding CoA-acylating methylmalonate-semialdehyde dehydrogenase — MTNELEHFIGGKRVAGTSGAFGDVFDPNTGQVQARVPLASAEEVAAAVDNAAEAQPAWAAQNPQKRARVLMRFLQLVNDEMESLARLLASEHGKTVADAKGDIQRGLEVVEFAVGIPHLLKGEYSESVGTGIDVYSLRQPLGVVAGITPFNFPAMIPLWKAAPAIACGNAFVLKPSERDPSVPLRLAELFIEAGLPPGIFNVINGDKTAVDAILIEPRIEAVGFVGSSAIAEYIYSTAAAHGKRAQCFGGAKNHLIVMPDADLDQAADALIGAGYGSAGERCMAISVAVPVGEATADALVDKLVERVHRLKIGTSFDQSADFGPLVTKQAWQRVRDLIGVGVDEGAKLLVDGRDFQLSGHEDGFFLGASLFDHVTADMRIYREEIFGPVLSVVRAADYDAAVRLPSENEYGNGVAIFTRDGDAAREFVSRVNTGMVGVNVPIPVPIAYHTFGGWKRSGFGDLNQHGPDSIRFYTKTKTVTSRWPSGLKEGASFTIPTMH, encoded by the coding sequence ATGACCAACGAGCTGGAGCACTTCATCGGCGGCAAGCGCGTGGCGGGGACGTCCGGCGCCTTCGGTGACGTGTTCGATCCCAACACCGGGCAAGTGCAGGCCAGGGTGCCGCTGGCCTCGGCGGAGGAGGTCGCGGCGGCGGTCGACAACGCCGCCGAGGCGCAGCCGGCATGGGCGGCGCAGAACCCGCAGAAGCGGGCGCGGGTGCTGATGCGGTTCCTCCAGCTCGTCAACGACGAGATGGAGTCGCTGGCAAGGCTGCTCGCCTCCGAGCACGGCAAGACCGTCGCCGACGCCAAGGGCGACATCCAGCGCGGCCTGGAGGTCGTCGAGTTCGCCGTCGGCATCCCGCACCTGCTCAAGGGCGAGTACAGCGAGAGCGTCGGCACCGGCATCGACGTGTACTCGCTGCGGCAACCGCTGGGCGTGGTCGCCGGCATCACCCCGTTCAACTTCCCGGCGATGATCCCGCTGTGGAAGGCGGCACCGGCGATCGCCTGCGGCAATGCCTTCGTGCTCAAGCCATCCGAACGCGACCCCTCGGTGCCGCTGCGGCTGGCCGAGCTGTTCATCGAGGCCGGGTTGCCGCCGGGCATTTTCAACGTGATCAACGGCGACAAGACCGCGGTGGACGCGATCCTGATCGAACCCCGCATCGAGGCCGTCGGCTTCGTCGGCTCGTCGGCGATCGCCGAGTACATCTACTCGACCGCGGCCGCCCACGGGAAGCGCGCCCAGTGCTTCGGCGGTGCCAAGAACCACCTGATCGTGATGCCCGACGCGGACCTGGACCAGGCCGCCGACGCGCTGATCGGCGCGGGCTACGGCTCCGCCGGGGAGCGCTGCATGGCGATCTCGGTCGCCGTGCCGGTCGGCGAGGCCACCGCGGACGCGCTTGTCGACAAGCTCGTCGAGCGGGTGCACCGGCTGAAGATCGGGACCAGCTTCGACCAGTCCGCCGACTTCGGCCCGCTGGTGACCAAGCAGGCGTGGCAGCGGGTCCGCGATCTGATCGGCGTCGGCGTCGACGAGGGCGCGAAACTGCTGGTCGACGGCCGGGACTTCCAATTGTCCGGGCATGAGGACGGGTTCTTCCTGGGCGCCTCGCTGTTCGACCACGTCACAGCGGACATGCGGATCTACCGGGAGGAGATCTTCGGCCCGGTGCTGTCGGTGGTCCGCGCCGCCGACTACGACGCGGCGGTCCGGCTGCCCAGCGAGAACGAGTACGGCAACGGCGTGGCAATCTTCACCCGCGACGGCGACGCCGCGCGCGAGTTCGTCTCCCGCGTCAACACCGGCATGGTCGGCGTCAACGTGCCGATCCCGGTGCCCATCGCCTACCACACCTTCGGCGGCTGGAAGCGGTCCGGATTCGGCGACCTCAACCAGCACGGGCCGGACTCGATCCGCTTCTACACCAAGACCAAGACGGTCACCTCGCGCTGGCCCTCCGGCCTCAAGGAAGGCGCCAGCTTCACCATTCCGACCATGCACTGA
- a CDS encoding Uma2 family endonuclease — MTVVNMRANEQHAPMTADDLERLPDDGRRYELVDGRLDVSPAPVSVHSLVESRLSAYLGFEVAPDDCVVMQGAGINLNADRTHHRIPDVVVIEAADFEKPYLTRPPLLAIEVVSPESILRDHHTKRREYAKFGINAYWIVTPGDEKPAIVELRLADGEYREVQQVLGEDTFATEFPFPVKIVPQWLLASGPWRDRIGGEGD; from the coding sequence ATGACTGTCGTGAACATGCGGGCGAACGAGCAGCACGCACCGATGACCGCCGACGATCTGGAACGGCTACCCGACGACGGGCGCCGCTACGAACTGGTCGACGGGAGGCTTGACGTGTCTCCTGCGCCAGTAAGTGTTCATTCTCTCGTCGAGTCGCGATTGTCCGCGTACCTTGGCTTCGAAGTCGCGCCGGATGACTGCGTCGTGATGCAGGGAGCGGGCATCAACTTGAATGCGGACCGGACGCATCACCGCATTCCGGACGTTGTTGTGATCGAGGCAGCCGACTTCGAGAAGCCGTATCTAACCCGACCACCTCTGCTAGCCATCGAGGTCGTCTCGCCGGAGAGCATCCTTCGCGATCACCACACCAAGCGTCGCGAGTACGCCAAGTTCGGTATCAATGCGTACTGGATCGTCACCCCGGGAGATGAGAAGCCGGCGATCGTTGAGCTTCGGTTGGCGGACGGTGAGTACCGCGAGGTGCAGCAGGTTCTCGGCGAGGACACCTTCGCCACCGAGTTCCCGTTCCCGGTCAAGATCGTGCCGCAGTGGCTGCTCGCCAGCGGGCCCTGGCGCGACCGGATCGGTGGCGAAGGCGACTGA
- a CDS encoding transposase family protein, with product MTDAQKQANQLLARERAACEHGFADLKNWRILTRLRMHTRNATRLQRALLVLTNLEIAR from the coding sequence ATCACCGACGCCCAGAAGCAGGCCAACCAGCTCCTCGCCCGGGAACGCGCCGCCTGCGAACACGGTTTCGCCGACCTGAAGAACTGGCGCATCCTCACCCGGCTGCGCATGCACACCCGCAACGCCACCCGCCTGCAGCGAGCACTGCTGGTGCTGACCAACCTGGAAATCGCCCGCTGA
- a CDS encoding NUDIX domain-containing protein yields the protein MHLAEVADLARQDAADGVQQQIVAALIDSGGRVLLVRRSETDSRGGEWEFPGGKVDPGEDLGTALHREVVEETGLHIAEVTGYLGAFDYIAQRGTYNRQHTWSVTVTAIDDVRLTEHDAYAWVSAADELPLSAELEAMLDRHLKG from the coding sequence ATGCACTTGGCCGAAGTGGCCGATCTGGCCCGACAAGACGCTGCCGACGGCGTGCAGCAGCAGATCGTCGCGGCCCTCATCGACTCTGGTGGGCGGGTCCTGCTGGTGCGCCGGTCCGAGACGGATTCCCGTGGCGGTGAATGGGAATTCCCCGGCGGCAAGGTCGATCCCGGCGAAGATCTGGGCACCGCGCTGCACCGCGAGGTCGTCGAAGAAACCGGGCTGCACATCGCCGAGGTCACCGGATATCTCGGCGCGTTCGACTACATCGCCCAGCGCGGCACGTACAACCGACAGCACACCTGGTCGGTCACCGTCACCGCGATCGACGACGTGCGGCTGACCGAACACGACGCCTACGCCTGGGTCTCGGCAGCCGACGAGCTCCCGCTCAGCGCCGAACTCGAAGCCATGCTCGACAGGCACCTCAAGGGCTGA
- a CDS encoding Uma2 family endonuclease → MTVVNMRANEQHAPMTADDLERLPDDGRRYELVDGRLDVSPSPARKHSRIENRLGYLLTHLAPEEYEVLQGAGINFNADRTHHRIPDVLVRRDEDDETHLTRPPLLAIEVVSPESVLRDHHTKRREYAKFGIEAYWIVTPEDEKPGIVELRLADGEYREVQQVLGEDTFATEFPFPVKIVPQWLLASGPWRDRIGGEGD, encoded by the coding sequence ATGACTGTCGTGAACATGCGGGCGAACGAGCAGCACGCACCGATGACCGCCGACGATCTGGAACGGCTACCCGACGACGGGCGCCGCTACGAACTGGTCGACGGGAGGCTTGACGTGTCTCCATCGCCAGCGCGCAAGCATTCGCGTATCGAGAACCGACTGGGGTACCTGCTGACCCATCTGGCGCCTGAAGAATACGAGGTCCTGCAGGGGGCGGGCATCAACTTCAACGCCGATCGGACCCATCACCGCATCCCCGATGTTCTGGTACGTCGAGATGAGGATGACGAAACGCACCTCACTCGTCCCCCGCTGCTCGCCATCGAGGTTGTCTCGCCGGAGAGCGTCCTTCGTGATCACCACACCAAGCGTCGCGAGTACGCCAAGTTCGGTATCGAGGCGTACTGGATCGTCACGCCGGAAGATGAGAAGCCGGGGATCGTTGAGCTTCGGTTGGCGGACGGTGAGTACCGCGAGGTGCAGCAGGTTCTCGGCGAGGACACCTTCGCCACCGAGTTCCCGTTCCCGGTCAAGATCGTGCCGCAGTGGCTGCTCGCCAGCGGGCCCTGGCGCGACCGGATCGGTGGCGAAGGCGATTGA
- a CDS encoding transposase family protein — MIVIMLREEKTDALGGFEWFVTTQSSPAEGAEPIMYRVRLTLSKTTIDYVASLITAHCKKIGSRWRKATPGKQAIIALAVLRHDQRLLDMAGGNGVSASTISRWVAEVIDLLAAAPPPGPRAGQRRPRRSGHDAAGWHPRAHPAAHGSRQPGQLQR, encoded by the coding sequence GTGATCGTGATCATGTTGCGGGAAGAGAAGACAGACGCCCTCGGCGGGTTTGAATGGTTCGTGACAACACAATCGAGCCCCGCCGAGGGCGCAGAGCCCATTATGTATCGGGTCCGGCTTACGCTGTCGAAGACCACGATCGACTACGTCGCCTCGCTGATCACCGCCCACTGCAAGAAGATCGGCTCCCGCTGGCGCAAAGCCACTCCGGGCAAGCAGGCGATCATCGCGCTTGCGGTACTGCGTCACGACCAGCGGCTGCTGGACATGGCCGGCGGCAACGGGGTCTCGGCATCCACGATCAGCAGGTGGGTCGCCGAAGTCATCGACCTACTGGCCGCCGCGCCCCCGCCTGGACCGCGTGCCGGCCAACGCCGCCCGCGCCGGAGCGGACATGATGCTGCTGGATGGCACCCTCGTGCGCACCCAGCGGCGCACGGGTCGCGCCAACCGGGCCAACTACAGCGGTAA
- a CDS encoding enoyl-CoA hydratase-related protein, with the protein MDELVHLAVADGLATITLDSPHNRNALSAQLRRELRDHLNSAIADDAVRVIVLAHTGTVFCAGMDLKESRSAGSEKQGVNEFPAILEQLWTSPKPVVAKVAGPARAGGVGMIAACDIAVAAEGATFAFSEVRIGVVPALISVTVLPRLNGRQAHELFLTGETFDARRAAEIGLLNSAVAADELDAAVQRYADMLALGAPNALAATKEMLIGHRPSKMSEAFAQMLELSAKHFASEEGQEGMRAFTEKRKPAWVPKDLR; encoded by the coding sequence ATGGATGAACTCGTGCACCTCGCCGTGGCCGACGGCCTAGCGACGATCACGCTGGACTCGCCGCACAACCGCAACGCGCTTTCCGCGCAGCTGCGCAGGGAACTGCGGGACCACCTGAACTCGGCGATCGCCGACGACGCGGTGCGCGTGATCGTCCTGGCGCACACCGGCACCGTGTTCTGCGCCGGGATGGACCTGAAGGAGTCGCGCTCGGCGGGCTCCGAGAAACAGGGTGTGAACGAGTTCCCGGCGATCCTGGAACAGCTCTGGACCAGCCCGAAGCCGGTGGTGGCCAAGGTCGCCGGACCGGCGCGAGCCGGTGGCGTAGGCATGATCGCGGCCTGCGACATCGCGGTCGCGGCCGAAGGAGCGACCTTCGCGTTCTCCGAGGTACGCATCGGCGTCGTGCCCGCGTTGATTTCGGTGACCGTACTGCCGCGCCTCAACGGTCGGCAGGCGCACGAGCTGTTCCTGACCGGCGAGACCTTCGACGCCCGCCGCGCCGCCGAAATCGGCCTGCTCAACTCCGCAGTGGCCGCCGACGAACTGGACGCCGCGGTCCAGCGCTACGCCGACATGCTCGCCCTCGGTGCCCCGAACGCCCTGGCGGCGACCAAGGAGATGCTGATCGGCCACCGCCCGTCGAAGATGAGCGAGGCGTTCGCCCAAATGCTGGAGCTATCGGCGAAGCACTTCGCAAGCGAGGAAGGCCAAGAAGGCATGCGGGCCTTCACCGAAAAACGAAAGCCCGCCTGGGTACCCAAAGACCTCAGATGA
- a CDS encoding acyl-CoA dehydrogenase family protein, giving the protein MSVAAVAGPVSPFELTEDQRAIQQTAREFAAEQLAPHAIEWDQAKHFPIDALRAAGQLGIGGIYVDDSFGGSGLSRFDSALIFEALATGDPSIAAYISIHNMCVGMIDRFGTAEQRARWLPELCSMQRLVSYCLTEPGVGSDAAAIQTRAVRDGNDYLITGVKQFISGGGTSDVYVVMARTGEPGAKGISTFIVEGGSEGLSFGANEKKMGWNAQPTRQVIFDGVRVPADQRLGEEGIGFRIAMAGLDGGRLSIAACSLGGAQAALDKSLDYVRERSAFGSKLSEFQVLQFKLADMVTDLEAARLLLWRAAWALDVGDPAATRLCAMAKRLATDVGFAVANEALQIHGGYGYLAEYGLEKIVRDLRVHQILEGTNEIMRLIISRGLLAA; this is encoded by the coding sequence ATGTCCGTTGCAGCGGTTGCCGGTCCGGTGTCGCCGTTCGAGCTCACCGAGGACCAGCGCGCGATCCAGCAGACTGCGCGGGAATTCGCCGCCGAACAGCTCGCCCCGCACGCCATCGAGTGGGACCAGGCCAAGCACTTCCCGATCGACGCGCTGCGCGCCGCCGGACAGCTCGGCATCGGCGGGATCTACGTCGACGACTCGTTCGGCGGCAGCGGGCTGAGCCGGTTCGACTCGGCCCTGATCTTCGAGGCGCTGGCCACCGGCGACCCGTCCATCGCCGCCTACATCTCGATCCACAACATGTGTGTCGGCATGATCGACCGCTTCGGCACGGCCGAGCAGCGAGCTCGCTGGCTGCCTGAGCTGTGCTCGATGCAACGCTTGGTCAGCTACTGCCTCACCGAACCCGGCGTGGGCTCGGACGCGGCGGCGATCCAAACCCGAGCGGTTCGCGACGGCAATGACTACCTGATCACCGGCGTCAAGCAGTTCATCTCCGGCGGCGGCACCTCGGACGTCTACGTGGTGATGGCCCGCACCGGCGAACCGGGCGCGAAGGGCATCTCCACCTTCATCGTGGAAGGCGGCTCCGAGGGACTGTCCTTCGGAGCCAACGAGAAGAAGATGGGCTGGAACGCCCAACCGACCCGGCAGGTGATCTTCGACGGCGTCCGGGTGCCCGCCGACCAGCGGCTCGGCGAGGAGGGCATCGGCTTCCGGATCGCCATGGCGGGGCTGGACGGCGGTCGTCTCAGCATCGCGGCCTGCTCGCTGGGCGGCGCGCAGGCCGCGCTCGACAAGAGCCTGGACTACGTGCGGGAACGCAGCGCCTTTGGCTCCAAGCTCAGCGAGTTCCAGGTGCTGCAGTTCAAGCTCGCCGACATGGTCACCGACCTGGAAGCCGCCCGGCTGCTGCTGTGGCGGGCCGCCTGGGCACTGGACGTCGGGGACCCGGCGGCCACCCGGTTGTGCGCGATGGCCAAGCGGCTGGCCACCGACGTGGGGTTCGCGGTCGCGAACGAGGCACTTCAGATCCACGGTGGATACGGCTACCTTGCCGAGTACGGCCTGGAGAAGATCGTCCGCGACCTGCGGGTGCATCAGATCCTGGAAGGTACCAACGAAATCATGCGGCTGATCATCTCGCGGGGACTGCTGGCGGCGTGA
- a CDS encoding enoyl-CoA hydratase/isomerase family protein — translation MTEPEILVREQGSLGRITLNRPKALNSLTLGMVRAMAQAVEQWRTAEHIQAILIDGAGERGLCAGGDIRALHEAAKAGDESLPATFWIEEYRLDSALARYPKPVVGIMDGICMGGGVGITAHGSHRVVTERSKVGMPEVGIGFIPDVGGTYLLSRAPGGLGTHLALTGAPVGGADALYCGLADYYVNSANLPELIDALSTGAVDEVLRKFAEPAPEAPLAAQREWIDAAYSADDVEEILRRLRERPEEAARKSAEAIGQKSPTSLKVTRKALRSDYGSLEEALVQEYRLAVACVRIGDFIEGVRATLVDKDRNPQWSPAELSDVDDSRVDKFFEPVADEPNLFG, via the coding sequence ATGACTGAGCCCGAGATCCTGGTCCGCGAACAGGGATCGCTCGGACGGATCACGCTCAATCGCCCCAAGGCGCTCAACTCCCTGACGCTGGGGATGGTTCGGGCGATGGCGCAGGCGGTGGAGCAGTGGCGCACCGCCGAGCACATCCAGGCGATCCTGATCGACGGAGCAGGGGAGCGCGGGCTGTGCGCGGGCGGCGATATCCGCGCACTACACGAGGCGGCGAAGGCCGGTGACGAGTCGCTGCCCGCCACCTTCTGGATCGAGGAGTACCGGCTCGATTCGGCGCTGGCGCGCTACCCGAAGCCGGTCGTCGGAATCATGGACGGCATCTGCATGGGCGGCGGCGTCGGCATCACCGCGCACGGCTCGCACCGGGTGGTCACCGAGCGCTCCAAGGTCGGCATGCCGGAGGTCGGCATCGGCTTCATCCCCGACGTCGGCGGCACCTACCTGCTGTCCCGCGCCCCCGGGGGACTCGGCACGCACCTGGCGCTGACCGGTGCGCCGGTCGGCGGCGCCGACGCGCTTTACTGCGGTTTGGCCGACTACTACGTCAACAGCGCGAACCTGCCGGAGCTCATCGACGCGCTGTCCACCGGCGCGGTGGACGAGGTGCTGCGGAAGTTCGCCGAGCCCGCCCCCGAGGCACCGCTGGCCGCGCAGCGGGAGTGGATCGACGCAGCGTACTCGGCCGACGACGTCGAGGAGATCCTGCGGCGTCTGCGCGAACGGCCGGAGGAAGCCGCCCGCAAGAGCGCCGAGGCGATCGGGCAGAAGTCGCCGACGTCGCTCAAGGTCACCCGCAAGGCCCTGCGCAGCGACTACGGCTCGCTGGAGGAGGCCCTCGTCCAGGAGTACCGGCTGGCCGTGGCGTGCGTGCGCATCGGCGATTTTATCGAGGGCGTGCGGGCGACCCTGGTGGACAAGGACCGCAACCCGCAGTGGTCCCCGGCGGAGTTGTCCGATGTGGACGATTCCCGGGTCGATAAGTTCTTCGAACCAGTCGCGGACGAGCCGAACCTGTTCGGCTGA
- a CDS encoding ribonuclease domain-containing protein, giving the protein MTSRRRISAALVGLIALVVIGWFVRDYAGAGTQQAVPGAESGLPVQELSALPPEAGQTWRLIIKGGPFPFPGKDGSVFGNREHILPGQAAGYYHEYTVPTPGSPDRGARRLVTGGHSELYYTSDHYESFVVVNAAG; this is encoded by the coding sequence GTGACCTCGCGCAGGCGCATCTCGGCGGCGCTGGTCGGGCTGATCGCGCTGGTCGTTATCGGCTGGTTCGTCCGCGACTACGCCGGAGCCGGGACGCAGCAGGCCGTGCCCGGCGCGGAGTCGGGCCTGCCGGTGCAAGAACTGTCCGCGCTTCCGCCGGAGGCTGGCCAGACCTGGCGGCTGATCATCAAGGGCGGGCCGTTCCCGTTCCCCGGCAAGGACGGCTCGGTGTTCGGTAACCGGGAGCACATCCTGCCGGGCCAGGCGGCGGGCTACTACCACGAGTACACCGTGCCGACCCCGGGCTCACCCGATCGCGGAGCCCGGAGGCTGGTCACCGGTGGTCATTCCGAGCTTTACTACACCAGCGATCATTACGAGTCATTTGTGGTTGTCAACGCGGCGGGTTGA
- a CDS encoding transposase family protein — MLLDGTLVRTQRRTGRANRANYSGKHKAHGLLFLALTDAHGNLLWISASAPGRAWEPPPHAATSSPRNSASTAWAP, encoded by the coding sequence ATGCTGCTGGATGGCACCCTCGTGCGCACCCAGCGGCGCACGGGTCGCGCCAACCGGGCCAACTACAGCGGTAAACACAAAGCCCACGGCCTGCTGTTTCTCGCCCTCACCGACGCCCACGGCAACCTGCTGTGGATCTCCGCGTCCGCACCCGGCCGGGCCTGGGAACCACCACCTCACGCCGCAACAAGCTCACCCCGAAACTCCGCGAGCACGGCCTGGGCGCCGTAG
- a CDS encoding GntR family transcriptional regulator, protein MSLDVPALSGVDRQTLREQSLHKLREAISSGQLAPGTRLIETELSDALSVSRGTLREALRHLVQEGLVVGDERGRLLVRALSPAEVDDIFAVRGALETLAVETLCSAADRTAIVQQLRAAVDKLRDPDQPISELVEADLAFHRRLCELTGNETLVHSWQHLSGMTRATIARSGPEQALRNMDWQRHTPIVDAIEAGDASRAREVMRGHMQETAERIVSLLQG, encoded by the coding sequence GTGTCCCTTGACGTCCCAGCGCTGTCCGGCGTCGACCGGCAGACGCTACGCGAGCAGAGTCTGCACAAGCTCCGCGAGGCCATCAGCAGTGGCCAGCTCGCGCCGGGCACCCGGCTGATCGAAACCGAGCTCAGCGATGCCCTCTCGGTCTCCCGCGGCACGCTGCGGGAAGCGCTGCGCCACCTTGTCCAGGAAGGGCTTGTCGTCGGCGACGAGCGCGGCCGACTGCTGGTTCGCGCGCTCAGCCCGGCCGAGGTCGACGACATCTTCGCCGTGCGCGGCGCGCTGGAGACGCTGGCGGTGGAGACGCTGTGCTCGGCTGCGGACCGCACCGCAATCGTCCAGCAACTCCGCGCGGCCGTCGACAAGCTCCGCGACCCCGACCAGCCCATTTCCGAGCTCGTCGAGGCCGACCTGGCGTTTCACCGGCGGCTGTGCGAGCTCACCGGGAACGAGACGCTCGTGCATTCCTGGCAACACCTGTCCGGGATGACCCGTGCGACGATCGCCCGCTCCGGGCCGGAACAAGCACTGCGCAACATGGACTGGCAGCGGCACACGCCCATCGTCGACGCCATCGAGGCCGGGGATGCCTCCCGTGCGCGCGAGGTCATGCGCGGCCACATGCAGGAGACCGCTGAACGGATCGTCTCGCTGCTCCAGGGCTGA